The genomic stretch GGAGCATTCGCTTTATCTGAGCCGGAAGCAGGTTCTGATGCTACTTCTCAGAAAACAACCGCTGAAGATAAAGGAGATTACTATCTGTTAAACGGGATTAAAAACTGGATCACCAATGGTGGGACTGCTACATATTATATCGTAATTGCACAGACTGATCCTGAGAAAAAGCATAAAGGAATCAACGCTTTCATCGTAGAAAGAGGTTGGGAAGGTTTTGAAATCGGAACAAAAGAAGATAAACTGGGAATCAGAGGAAGTGATACGCACTCTTTGATATTCAACAACGTAAAAGTACCAAAAGAAAACAGAATCGGTGCAGACGGATTTGGATTCAACTTTGCAATGGCTGTATTGAACGGGGGAAGAATCGGGATAGCTTCTCAGGCGTTAGGAATTGCTTCAGGAGCTTACGAATTGGCACTAAAATATGCTAAGACAAGAAAAGCTTTCAAAACTGAGATCATCAACCACCAGGCTATCGCATTTAAACTGGCAGATATGGCTACTCAGATCACTGCTGCAAGAATGTTATGTTTCAAGGCAGCTTGTGAGAAAGATGCAGGAAAAGATATCTCTGAAAGCGGAGCTATGGCAAAATTATACTCTTCTCAGGTAGCGATGGATACTACTATTGAAGCGGTACAGATCCACGGTGGATACGGATATGTGAAAGAATACCACGTAGAAAGATTAATGAGAGATGCAAAAATTACTCAGATCTATGAAGGAACTTCTGAAATCCAGAAAATCGTGATCTCAAGAAGCATCGCAAAATAAATAATAACAAAAACACACTACCTATGAAAAAATCTTTGTGGATCACCCTCGGCGTCATACTTCTATTGTTAGGAGTATTTGTATGGTATAAATTCTTCTTCGTTTTCGGAGAAGGCGTAAAATCCGGATATCTGAATTATGCCATGAAAAAAGGCTATATCTTCAAAACTTATGAAGGTAAACTGATCCAGGAAGGATTTGGAAAAGGAAAAACAGGAGGTATTACAAGCTATGAGTTTGAATTTTCTGTAGATGACCCTGAAGTTTTCAAGCAATTGGAAACCAATAGCGGTAAAACCTTTGATCTCCATTACAAAGAATACAATGGTGCTCTTCCGTGGCGGGGAAATACAAAGTTTGTCGTAGACAAAGTAGTGAACATGAAATAATGAAAAGGCTTCCGTTTTGGAGGCCTTTTTCTTTTTAGGAGCTTTTTCCCGCTATCCACTCATACTCCTCACTCCAGGCTGTGCCCAATTCATGCTGCGGGGTAACCGTTACTATCGGGGCTAGGTTTATGAATAAAGAATAAAGAATAAAGAATAAAGAATAAAGAATAAAAGTGCTAGATCTTAATATGGTATTACTATATCAATAGAAGATTTTCCGCATCATACCTTTTGTATCTTACCCTATTTTGTTATCCTGCAAGGATTTCATTCCATGTATTTTTATTAAATACCAATTATCTATCTGTGTATCAACATCAATAGGGGCGAGCTTTAGCCCGGCCAAATAAATAAATCATATTCCTTGGCTTTAGCCAAAACCTAAAAAACATCTTAGAAATAAAGGATCTAAATGATCTGCAAAAAAAATCCATCACAAGGATGGACTTTGAAATTCTAATGAGAATCCTGATTAGGAATATTATTGTTTTTCTTCTTTTTATAAAAATAGTACCCAATACCTCCGATTAAAAATACCGGCCATAAAGGAAGGATAAACAGGAAGATGGAAGTAATCACGTCCCAGCCCGATTCAATAGCAGCTAATGATTTTCCGCCAAAAGTTGTAGGCTCTTTTTCAGCTTCAGTCTTATCCGTTATGTTTACACTGATGTTGCAAATGGTATTGTCTGTATAATTACGACCTGTCACCTGAATATCTCTGGTTTCAATATCTCCAATATTACTGTTTAAAGCTTCCATTAATCCATCAAAATGCTGAATAGGAACTTTGATATCCAGCGTGTATGTTTTTTGATTTTCATCACGCTGATTCGTTGATTCAATATAGGATTGGTTTTCACTTTTAATATAACCATTATTTTTA from Chryseobacterium indologenes encodes the following:
- a CDS encoding acyl-CoA dehydrogenase family protein encodes the protein MDFNLSEEQLMIQQAARDFAQNELLPGVIERDRDQKFPVEQVKKMGEMGLLGMMVDPKYGGAGMDSVSYVLAMEEIAKVDASAAVVMSVNNSLVCAGLEKFASEEQKVKYLTPLASGQVIGAFALSEPEAGSDATSQKTTAEDKGDYYLLNGIKNWITNGGTATYYIVIAQTDPEKKHKGINAFIVERGWEGFEIGTKEDKLGIRGSDTHSLIFNNVKVPKENRIGADGFGFNFAMAVLNGGRIGIASQALGIASGAYELALKYAKTRKAFKTEIINHQAIAFKLADMATQITAARMLCFKAACEKDAGKDISESGAMAKLYSSQVAMDTTIEAVQIHGGYGYVKEYHVERLMRDAKITQIYEGTSEIQKIVISRSIAK